A single Pseudomonas brassicacearum DNA region contains:
- the arcC gene encoding carbamate kinase encodes MRIVVALGGNALLRRGEPMTAENQRANIRVATEQIAKIHAGNELVIAHGNGPQVGLLSLQAAAYTSVSPYPLDVLGAETEGMIGYIIEQELGNLLDFEVPFATLLTQVEVDGNDPAFQKPSKPIGPVYSKSEAEKLAAQKGWSIAPDGDKFRRVVASPRPKRIFEIRPIKWLLEKGSIVICAGGGGIPTMYDANGKLQGVEAVIDKDLCSALLAEQLESDLLVIATDVNAAFIDFGKPTQKAIAQAHPDEMEKLGFAAGSMGPKVQAACEFARNTGKVAVIGSLSDIEAIVQGNAGTRISTAKPGISYQ; translated from the coding sequence ATGCGTATCGTCGTCGCCTTGGGCGGTAACGCCCTACTCCGCCGTGGTGAACCCATGACCGCGGAAAACCAGCGTGCCAACATCCGCGTCGCCACCGAACAAATCGCCAAGATTCACGCCGGCAATGAACTGGTCATCGCGCACGGCAACGGCCCCCAAGTGGGCCTGTTGTCGTTGCAAGCCGCCGCCTACACCTCGGTTTCGCCGTATCCGCTGGACGTGCTCGGCGCCGAAACCGAGGGCATGATCGGCTACATCATCGAACAGGAACTGGGCAACCTGCTGGACTTCGAAGTGCCCTTCGCCACGCTCCTGACCCAGGTTGAAGTCGATGGCAACGACCCGGCCTTCCAGAAACCCAGCAAGCCCATCGGCCCGGTCTACAGCAAGAGCGAGGCAGAAAAGCTCGCGGCGCAAAAGGGCTGGTCCATCGCCCCCGACGGCGATAAGTTCCGCCGCGTGGTCGCAAGCCCCAGGCCCAAGCGCATCTTTGAAATCCGCCCGATCAAATGGCTGCTGGAAAAAGGCAGCATCGTGATCTGTGCCGGCGGTGGCGGCATCCCGACGATGTACGACGCCAACGGCAAGCTGCAAGGCGTGGAAGCGGTGATCGACAAGGACCTGTGCTCGGCGTTGCTGGCCGAACAGCTGGAAAGCGATCTGCTGGTGATCGCCACCGACGTCAACGCCGCGTTCATCGACTTCGGCAAGCCGACCCAGAAAGCCATCGCCCAGGCCCACCCCGACGAGATGGAAAAGCTCGGCTTCGCCGCCGGCTCCATGGGACCGAAGGTCCAGGCCGCCTGCGAATTCGCGCGCAACACTGGCAAGGTCGCGGTGATCGGCTCCCTTTCGGACATCGAGGCCATCGTCCAGGGCAACGCTGGCACCCGAATCAGTACAGCGAAACCCGGCATCAGCTACCAATAA
- a CDS encoding DUF5064 family protein, with protein MATFTPGHLHIKRDALNRNDVSYDLNIDYEVHQDPKEGRGMLFTMHGSIQGRDMEEKFFLPKDQAYNFGSNVTQIAEMYGIPKVYSAIGSMHKNYDLVFEDVRVQLGMKSGDPVKPEHLE; from the coding sequence ATGGCTACTTTTACACCCGGTCATCTGCACATCAAGCGCGACGCGCTGAACAGGAACGATGTCAGTTACGACCTAAACATCGACTATGAAGTCCACCAGGACCCCAAGGAAGGCAGGGGCATGCTGTTCACAATGCACGGGAGTATCCAGGGCCGGGATATGGAAGAAAAATTCTTCCTGCCCAAGGATCAAGCCTACAATTTCGGGAGCAACGTCACCCAGATTGCAGAGATGTACGGCATACCCAAGGTGTACAGCGCTATCGGTTCAATGCACAAGAACTACGACCTGGTGTTCGAAGATGTCCGGGTACAGTTGGGTATGAAGTCGGGGGACCCGGTCAAGCCAGAGCATCTTGAATAA
- a CDS encoding cation:proton antiporter yields MYQNLALLAAFLLSYSIFAGRFESRLLNGPLMFMLAGLILGPAFLGILQPRIDKDGLRILAELTLAIVLFSDAANANLRILRAHEGLPLRLLLLGLPLTMLSGWLVGIWLFPQVPLLELAILATLLAPTDAALGKAVVSNPKVPASVREGLNVESGLNDGICVPVLLMFLALLIEEQTLSPLSMAVELVVEELGIGAAAGIALTLIAWALQRYSAKHHWQTPVWSQLTLPGLAILCFATAQALGGSGFIAAFVGGLLASYLFTQQKHHLLKASEEFASLLSVVTWVVFGALVIPRAWSSLTLNVWLYAVLSLTVIRILPVLISLAGSRFDFETRLFIGWFGPRGLASIVFAVMILDYPLQASRTLVAAAVCTVLLSVLLHGLSANPWVARLARRVH; encoded by the coding sequence ATGTATCAGAACTTAGCCCTGCTTGCCGCTTTCCTCCTGAGTTACAGCATATTTGCCGGGCGTTTCGAGTCGCGTCTGCTTAATGGTCCGCTCATGTTCATGCTCGCCGGTCTGATTCTCGGCCCGGCGTTCCTGGGTATTCTGCAACCTCGGATTGACAAGGACGGTCTGCGGATCCTGGCCGAGCTGACATTGGCTATTGTTCTTTTCAGCGATGCCGCCAATGCCAACCTCAGGATTCTGAGAGCACACGAAGGGTTGCCGCTACGCTTGTTGCTGTTGGGGCTACCACTGACCATGCTCAGTGGTTGGCTGGTCGGCATCTGGCTGTTTCCGCAAGTACCGCTGTTGGAGCTGGCAATACTGGCGACCCTCCTGGCGCCCACCGACGCGGCGCTGGGCAAGGCCGTTGTGAGCAATCCCAAGGTTCCTGCGTCCGTGCGTGAAGGGTTGAACGTAGAGAGCGGGTTGAATGACGGCATCTGTGTTCCGGTGCTGTTGATGTTCTTGGCCCTGCTGATCGAAGAGCAAACACTGTCTCCCCTCTCGATGGCCGTGGAGTTGGTGGTCGAGGAGCTTGGCATCGGTGCAGCCGCCGGTATCGCTCTTACGCTTATCGCCTGGGCATTGCAGCGTTATTCCGCAAAGCACCATTGGCAAACGCCTGTGTGGTCACAACTGACGTTGCCCGGCTTGGCTATTCTTTGCTTTGCCACAGCGCAAGCATTAGGCGGTAGCGGGTTTATCGCCGCGTTCGTCGGCGGGTTGCTCGCCAGCTATTTGTTTACCCAGCAAAAACACCACCTGCTCAAGGCCAGCGAAGAATTCGCCAGCCTGTTGTCGGTCGTGACCTGGGTCGTATTTGGCGCGCTGGTGATTCCTCGGGCCTGGAGTAGCCTGACCTTGAACGTCTGGCTCTATGCGGTACTCAGCCTGACCGTGATTCGCATACTGCCTGTGTTGATCAGCCTTGCAGGTAGTCGCTTCGATTTCGAAACCCGCCTGTTCATCGGCTGGTTCGGCCCACGAGGCCTGGCAAGCATCGTCTTCGCCGTCATGATATTGGACTACCCCCTGCAAGCCAGTCGTACCTTGGTAGCTGCCGCAGTCTGCACCGTTTTGTTGAGCGTGCTGCTCCATGGCTTGAGTGCCAATCCATGGGTTGCCCGGCTGGCTCGTCGTGTTCATTGA
- a CDS encoding efflux RND transporter periplasmic adaptor subunit, with protein sequence MNVVRQLLGLPIVVMIGVSSLVAGCGKEPVTLARQAPDVTVMTVTARNTPVTFEFVAQTQSSREVEIRARVAGFLEKRLYTEGDLVKSGQTLFQMDRKPFEASLLSAQGQLAQQQARWEVAKATLARVRPLAAQNAVSKMDLDNAVGDERQTRAAVLAAEGAVRTEQLNLSYTTIASPLTGLSSFAKKQEGSYVTPGESGLLTTVSQMDPIYVNFSLSENETLKYRDEIASGHLVFPVRSEFVVEVVLADGSMVPDRGRLNFAAPSYSQDTGTFLVRVVVANPNGQLRPGQFVRARAIGASRPNAIVVPQKAVLEGAKSHFVWVINAEGKPEQRIVEVGDWHGDDWFITKGLQAGERIVVDGAIRVTPGGPLNIVSPPPPAQAGVITAKPTTAKSVQDDGHSP encoded by the coding sequence ATGAACGTTGTCAGACAGCTCCTCGGCTTACCCATCGTCGTTATGATAGGGGTTTCAAGCCTGGTTGCCGGTTGCGGGAAAGAGCCTGTCACCCTCGCCCGTCAAGCTCCCGATGTGACGGTCATGACGGTCACCGCGCGCAACACCCCGGTGACCTTCGAATTCGTTGCCCAAACACAGAGCTCCCGCGAGGTAGAGATCCGCGCACGGGTTGCCGGCTTCCTGGAGAAGCGGCTTTACACCGAAGGCGATCTGGTCAAAAGCGGGCAAACGCTATTCCAGATGGACCGTAAACCGTTTGAAGCTTCGTTGCTGTCGGCCCAAGGCCAATTGGCTCAGCAACAGGCTCGCTGGGAAGTGGCCAAAGCCACACTGGCGCGCGTGCGTCCCTTGGCGGCGCAGAATGCGGTCAGCAAGATGGACCTGGACAACGCCGTCGGCGATGAGCGTCAAACCCGGGCCGCCGTACTTGCCGCCGAGGGTGCGGTTCGGACCGAACAGTTGAATCTGAGCTACACCACCATCGCCTCCCCCCTCACCGGCCTTTCAAGTTTCGCAAAAAAACAGGAAGGCAGTTACGTCACGCCAGGTGAATCCGGGCTATTGACCACCGTCTCACAAATGGATCCGATCTACGTCAACTTCAGCCTTTCGGAAAACGAGACGCTCAAGTACCGCGACGAGATCGCCTCCGGGCACCTCGTATTCCCTGTGCGCAGTGAGTTTGTCGTAGAAGTGGTGCTGGCCGACGGCTCAATGGTACCTGACCGCGGTCGCCTGAATTTTGCCGCGCCCTCTTATAGCCAGGACACGGGAACCTTCCTGGTCCGCGTCGTGGTGGCCAACCCGAACGGCCAACTGCGCCCCGGCCAGTTCGTACGGGCGCGGGCGATCGGAGCTTCCAGGCCGAATGCCATTGTGGTGCCGCAAAAGGCCGTTCTGGAGGGTGCCAAGAGCCACTTCGTCTGGGTGATCAATGCAGAAGGCAAGCCTGAGCAACGCATTGTCGAAGTGGGTGACTGGCATGGCGATGACTGGTTCATCACCAAAGGGTTGCAAGCGGGGGAACGCATAGTGGTCGACGGTGCGATCAGAGTGACGCCCGGAGGGCCGCTGAACATCGTCTCCCCCCCTCCCCCCGCGCAGGCAGGTGTGATAACGGCGAAACCGACAACTGCCAAATCGGTGCAAGACGATGGGCATAGCCCATGA
- a CDS encoding efflux RND transporter permease subunit: MSISHYCIDRPIFASVISIIITLAGAVAMAKLPVAQYPDITPPQITVSATYPGADAQVVANNVAAPIEQQVNGADNMIYMNSSSSATGNMTLNVFFEIGTDPSLAQVDVQNRVNLALPQLPSAVQSQGIQVQKKSSAFMMVLAVYSAGDRYDSTYVANYANLYILDAIKRIPGANQASIFGTPDYAMRIWLKPDRMAQLGITAADVQSAVTNQNQQFAVGRVGQSPTGQAVEQSFAVTTQGRLTEPAEFENIILRASNDGAAIVRLKDIGRAELGQKDYSLRSTYQGRPATLIAVYQQPGANALDVSAAVTKTLADMKMTFPEGIEYKIVMDTTAFTRASISEVIHTFFEALVLVVVVVYIFLQSLRATLIPVLAVPVSIVGTFIGMSALGFSVNMLTLFGMVLAIGIVVDDAIVVIENVERNMHVHKMNPKEAAKRAMDEVAGPVVAIVLVLCAVFVPVAFMGGITGQLYKQFAITIAISVVISGLVALTLSPALAALLLKPQHGKKNAFFRWFERSFERMTEGYSRSVAFMIKRFVLALLLFAGMIALILMMAQRIPSAFLPPEDQGYLLGAVIMPDAASLDRTGEVGKVASDFFMNDEAVEGVAIVNGYSLLDGQNKNNAAAFFVGFKDFEERYKDSQTVLEQSAPAVIKKAAHAFSTVQGGIILPVNPPSIPGLGTTGGMEVWVQSKGDASVEQLAEVVDSLVAKARQRPELGAITSTFNAFSRQLLVNVDREKAETLGVPVEDVYSTMQTMFGSLYVSQFNKFSRLWQVILQAEPNYRLKAEDLQQIYVRSKNLQMVPLKALLTTRYVTGPDLLTRFNNFPAVKLTANAAPGYSSGQALKALEEISAEIMTNDYALALSGEAFEEKKSGGTSSQVFIFGLIMVFLILAAQYEKWSLPVGVLLAVPFALFGALLAVLIRGLSNDVYFQIGLTMLVALAAKNAILIFEFAVLNRENGMSAYDAAMTAAKERLRPIVMTSLAFILGCVPLAIAVGASENSRHSIGTGVIGGMLAATVIAIFFIPLFYYLVERLTEKKGSVKQATPPPSSPGEIPEGAPLHRHEGD; encoded by the coding sequence ATGAGCATTTCACACTATTGCATTGATCGCCCCATCTTCGCTTCGGTGATCTCGATCATCATCACGCTGGCTGGCGCAGTAGCGATGGCAAAACTGCCGGTCGCCCAGTACCCGGATATTACACCACCGCAAATTACAGTTTCAGCGACTTACCCCGGTGCCGATGCACAGGTCGTGGCCAATAATGTGGCGGCGCCTATCGAGCAGCAAGTTAACGGCGCCGACAACATGATCTACATGAACTCGTCGAGCTCTGCGACGGGCAACATGACCCTCAACGTATTCTTCGAGATTGGCACTGATCCTTCTCTCGCCCAAGTGGATGTGCAGAACCGGGTCAATCTGGCCCTGCCGCAATTACCCTCCGCGGTGCAGAGCCAGGGTATTCAGGTACAGAAGAAATCCTCGGCGTTCATGATGGTGCTTGCCGTTTATTCGGCCGGCGACCGCTACGACAGCACCTATGTCGCCAACTACGCCAACCTCTACATCCTGGATGCGATCAAGCGTATTCCGGGGGCCAACCAAGCCAGTATTTTTGGCACGCCGGACTACGCCATGCGGATCTGGCTCAAACCCGATCGAATGGCCCAGTTGGGGATTACAGCCGCCGACGTACAAAGCGCGGTCACCAATCAGAACCAGCAATTCGCCGTAGGCCGTGTTGGCCAATCCCCGACGGGCCAGGCCGTGGAACAGTCCTTTGCCGTGACCACTCAGGGACGCCTGACCGAACCTGCGGAGTTCGAGAACATCATCCTGCGCGCTAGCAACGACGGGGCTGCAATCGTTCGCCTCAAAGACATCGGTCGTGCCGAGCTCGGGCAGAAAGACTACTCGTTGCGCAGCACCTATCAGGGGCGTCCGGCGACGCTGATTGCCGTATACCAACAACCCGGCGCCAACGCCCTCGATGTCTCCGCAGCGGTCACCAAAACCCTTGCAGACATGAAAATGACCTTTCCCGAGGGCATCGAATACAAGATCGTAATGGACACCACCGCATTTACCCGTGCGTCGATTTCCGAAGTGATACATACCTTTTTCGAAGCCCTGGTGCTGGTGGTGGTGGTGGTTTACATCTTCCTGCAGAGCCTGCGTGCCACGCTGATACCGGTGCTGGCGGTGCCAGTTTCGATTGTTGGTACGTTTATCGGCATGTCGGCCTTGGGGTTCTCCGTAAACATGCTGACCCTGTTCGGTATGGTATTGGCCATCGGCATCGTGGTGGACGATGCCATCGTCGTGATCGAAAACGTCGAACGCAACATGCACGTACACAAGATGAACCCCAAAGAGGCGGCCAAACGCGCCATGGATGAAGTGGCCGGCCCCGTGGTGGCTATCGTACTGGTGCTGTGCGCGGTGTTCGTCCCGGTGGCCTTCATGGGTGGCATCACTGGCCAGCTATATAAACAGTTCGCAATCACTATCGCTATTTCCGTGGTGATCTCTGGCTTGGTCGCCCTGACCCTGTCGCCGGCGCTGGCGGCCCTGCTGCTCAAGCCCCAACACGGAAAAAAGAACGCTTTTTTCCGCTGGTTCGAGCGCAGCTTCGAACGCATGACCGAGGGCTATTCGCGCTCGGTGGCATTCATGATCAAGCGTTTTGTCCTGGCGTTATTACTCTTTGCCGGCATGATCGCTTTGATTCTGATGATGGCGCAGCGCATTCCCAGTGCATTCCTGCCTCCGGAGGACCAAGGCTATCTGCTGGGGGCCGTGATCATGCCAGACGCGGCCAGCCTGGATCGCACCGGCGAGGTGGGCAAAGTCGCCAGTGACTTCTTCATGAACGATGAGGCCGTCGAGGGCGTCGCCATTGTTAACGGCTACAGCCTCCTCGACGGGCAGAACAAGAACAATGCCGCAGCCTTTTTCGTCGGCTTCAAGGATTTCGAGGAGCGCTACAAAGACTCGCAAACCGTCCTCGAACAAAGTGCTCCTGCGGTGATAAAGAAAGCTGCCCACGCCTTTTCCACCGTGCAGGGCGGCATCATTCTTCCTGTCAATCCGCCATCCATCCCTGGCTTGGGCACCACAGGCGGCATGGAGGTATGGGTTCAAAGTAAGGGAGACGCCAGCGTCGAACAGTTGGCTGAAGTGGTCGACAGCCTTGTTGCAAAAGCCAGGCAGCGCCCGGAACTCGGCGCCATTACTTCCACCTTTAATGCGTTTTCCCGGCAACTGCTGGTCAACGTAGACCGGGAAAAGGCAGAGACGCTGGGTGTACCGGTGGAAGACGTCTACAGCACCATGCAAACCATGTTCGGCTCGCTCTATGTTTCTCAATTCAACAAATTCAGCCGCCTATGGCAGGTGATTTTGCAGGCTGAACCGAACTATCGGCTCAAGGCTGAAGACCTGCAGCAGATTTACGTGCGCAGCAAAAACCTTCAGATGGTGCCGCTCAAAGCGCTGCTGACCACCCGCTACGTCACGGGCCCCGACCTGCTGACCCGTTTCAACAACTTCCCGGCGGTCAAACTCACCGCCAATGCGGCACCGGGCTACAGTTCCGGCCAGGCGCTCAAGGCCCTGGAAGAAATCAGCGCTGAAATCATGACCAACGACTACGCCCTGGCCTTGAGTGGCGAAGCCTTCGAGGAGAAAAAAAGTGGGGGGACCTCCTCTCAGGTGTTCATCTTCGGACTGATCATGGTGTTCCTGATCCTGGCGGCTCAGTACGAAAAATGGTCCCTGCCCGTCGGCGTTTTGCTGGCGGTGCCTTTTGCATTGTTCGGTGCACTGCTTGCCGTTTTGATCCGGGGGTTAAGCAATGACGTCTACTTCCAGATCGGCTTGACCATGCTGGTGGCTCTGGCGGCCAAAAACGCCATCCTCATTTTCGAGTTCGCGGTACTGAACCGGGAAAACGGCATGTCCGCCTACGATGCTGCAATGACTGCCGCCAAGGAGCGTTTGCGGCCTATCGTGATGACGTCCCTGGCGTTTATTTTGGGTTGCGTTCCGCTGGCCATCGCCGTCGGGGCATCCGAAAACAGTCGACACTCCATCGGTACCGGTGTGATCGGCGGGATGCTCGCGGCGACGGTTATCGCCATCTTCTTCATCCCGCTGTTCTACTACCTCGTTGAACGATTGACTGAGAAAAAAGGCTCGGTCAAACAAGCAACCCCGCCGCCTTCGTCGCCCGGGGAGATTCCCGAGGGCGCCCCCCTGCACAGACACGAGGGGGATTGA
- a CDS encoding efflux transporter outer membrane subunit, translated as MRTLHLPLLICLGLTGCMLGPDYQRPTTDAPAAYRYADQEANNLSNTLWWEQFEDPVLNDLIRSALAENKDIKIAAARVEEFQGRYGVVRSQMFPQIGIGAQGSRSRAPRDNGPVPLDSGVDPIYKNYQATLNMSWELDVWGRLRRLNESARADLLASEEGRRTVILSLVSSVASSYITLRDLDRQLEIARTTAKARGDSYEIFKLRFGAGTISEMELAQNLSEFQRTQASISQFESQVAQQENNLAVLLGRNPGPIIRGRDLTQLTLPSVPAGLPSDLLERRPDLRRAELDLISANARIGAAKALYFPTISLTGLLGSVSNQLSNLFTGPAATWSYGVAASMPIFTAGGIAGEVQQAEAFQQQTLLVYQQSIQSAFRDVENALVAASRSREQMASQANQVEALRTYTRFARLRYDNGYTSYIEVLDAERSLFNAELNYTQTRASVFTAMIDIYKATGGGWVTEADKL; from the coding sequence ATGCGCACACTTCATCTGCCGTTGTTGATTTGCCTGGGTCTGACGGGCTGCATGCTCGGCCCGGATTACCAGCGCCCCACCACAGACGCCCCGGCTGCCTATCGCTATGCGGACCAGGAGGCCAACAATCTGTCCAACACCCTGTGGTGGGAACAGTTCGAGGATCCGGTGCTCAATGACTTGATCCGCAGCGCGCTGGCCGAGAATAAGGACATCAAGATTGCCGCCGCCCGGGTCGAAGAATTCCAGGGGCGTTATGGCGTGGTGCGCTCGCAGATGTTTCCGCAAATCGGCATCGGGGCGCAAGGCAGTCGCTCCAGGGCACCGCGCGACAACGGCCCAGTACCATTGGACTCTGGCGTCGATCCGATTTACAAAAACTACCAGGCCACCCTCAATATGAGCTGGGAGTTGGACGTCTGGGGGCGTCTACGGCGGCTCAATGAGTCGGCGCGTGCGGACTTGCTGGCCTCAGAGGAAGGTCGGCGCACGGTCATTCTGAGCCTGGTATCGTCGGTGGCATCGAGCTACATAACGCTACGCGATCTTGACCGGCAACTGGAAATTGCCCGCACCACCGCCAAGGCCCGTGGCGACTCCTACGAAATTTTTAAATTGCGCTTTGGCGCCGGGACCATTTCCGAAATGGAACTGGCGCAAAACCTCTCCGAGTTCCAGCGCACCCAAGCTTCTATATCGCAATTCGAGTCCCAGGTGGCGCAACAGGAAAATAATCTGGCGGTGCTACTTGGGCGTAATCCAGGACCGATCATCAGAGGTCGTGATCTGACGCAACTCACCCTACCATCGGTCCCCGCCGGATTGCCTTCGGACCTGCTGGAGCGACGCCCCGATCTACGTCGGGCTGAACTGGACCTGATCTCCGCCAATGCCCGTATCGGTGCTGCCAAGGCCTTGTATTTTCCGACGATATCCCTGACTGGGCTGTTGGGCTCAGTCAGTAATCAACTTTCGAATTTGTTCACCGGGCCAGCTGCGACCTGGTCTTACGGCGTCGCCGCGAGCATGCCCATTTTCACCGCCGGAGGGATCGCCGGTGAGGTCCAACAGGCCGAGGCATTTCAACAACAAACCTTGCTGGTCTACCAACAGTCGATTCAATCAGCCTTCAGGGATGTAGAAAATGCGTTGGTGGCGGCGAGCAGATCCCGCGAGCAGATGGCTTCCCAAGCCAATCAGGTCGAGGCGTTGCGTACCTACACCCGGTTTGCGCGACTGCGCTACGACAACGGGTACACCAGCTACATAGAAGTCCTGGATGCAGAACGGAGCCTGTTCAATGCCGAGTTGAATTACACCCAAACCCGGGCGTCGGTGTTTACCGCCATGATCGATATTTACAAGGCGACAGGCGGAGGTTGGGTGACCGAGGCGGACAAACTTTAA
- a CDS encoding AI-2E family transporter has product MEPSPVVEKTFSRSLLDVLIRAGLIAVLVIFCFQIFSPFRDLMLWSLILAITLYPLQCRLKDMLGQKDGYISTLIVFSTISILMVPIYLLGTSIADSVNSVMGLLKSGNLHVPPPTDSVAAWPLVGKPLYDLWLQAASDLPELMYKLVPQIKGVSLTLLSKLAGVSMGLISFIFALVIAGIIMAHGENGSRSAVQIASRLSGPIRGPKIAALCTATIRAVAMGVVGIAFIQMMLIGVGFVVMGIPGAGLLALAVLLIGIIQLPATLITVPVIVFVFVTEGASTATIVFSLYVFVAGLVDNVLKPLLLGRGVDVPMPVVLIGALGGMVTSGIIGLFIGPVVLAVGYQLFWQWVRASPED; this is encoded by the coding sequence ATGGAGCCTTCACCGGTCGTTGAGAAAACGTTTTCTCGTAGTCTGCTCGACGTGCTGATTCGTGCCGGGCTGATTGCCGTTCTGGTGATTTTTTGCTTCCAGATATTCAGCCCGTTTCGGGATCTGATGCTTTGGTCACTGATTCTGGCGATCACACTCTATCCTTTGCAATGCCGACTGAAGGACATGCTGGGGCAAAAGGACGGGTACATCTCGACGCTGATCGTGTTCAGTACCATCAGTATTCTCATGGTACCGATCTATCTGTTGGGCACCTCCATCGCCGACTCGGTGAACAGTGTCATGGGGCTGCTCAAGAGCGGCAATTTACACGTTCCACCTCCGACCGATTCAGTCGCCGCGTGGCCACTTGTGGGCAAGCCGCTGTATGACCTCTGGCTGCAGGCCGCCTCCGACCTGCCCGAACTTATGTACAAGCTCGTACCGCAGATCAAAGGGGTCAGCCTGACACTGTTGAGCAAGCTCGCCGGGGTCAGCATGGGTTTGATCAGCTTCATCTTCGCCCTGGTCATCGCCGGAATAATCATGGCCCATGGGGAAAACGGCAGTCGTAGCGCGGTGCAGATCGCTTCGCGCTTAAGCGGTCCGATCAGGGGGCCGAAAATTGCTGCACTGTGCACGGCCACCATCCGTGCCGTGGCAATGGGGGTGGTCGGCATTGCCTTCATCCAGATGATGCTCATTGGTGTCGGCTTTGTGGTCATGGGTATCCCCGGCGCAGGTCTGTTGGCCCTGGCGGTGCTGCTGATCGGCATCATTCAGCTGCCGGCGACACTGATTACCGTTCCGGTGATCGTCTTCGTTTTCGTTACCGAGGGTGCCAGCACGGCGACCATCGTGTTCTCCCTCTATGTCTTCGTCGCCGGCCTGGTGGACAACGTACTCAAGCCACTGCTGTTGGGACGCGGTGTCGATGTGCCGATGCCGGTGGTACTGATCGGTGCTTTGGGGGGCATGGTCACCAGCGGCATCATCGGGTTGTTCATCGGCCCGGTGGTGCTTGCTGTCGGTTATCAACTGTTCTGGCAGTGGGTACGTGCCTCGCCAGAGGACTAG
- a CDS encoding potassium channel family protein yields MNVTHATHVRREFYKAVWFYFHVVWPILSLLIFLIVLFGLIISYLETWHPLDGIYFAFVTGLTIGYGDFAPKLAISRVLAILLGFNGILMTAIFASISIRAIEIAVRTVDSEK; encoded by the coding sequence ATGAACGTCACCCATGCAACGCACGTCCGTCGGGAGTTCTACAAAGCAGTGTGGTTCTACTTTCATGTGGTCTGGCCGATTTTGTCTCTACTCATTTTTTTAATTGTGCTATTCGGTCTCATTATCAGCTATCTGGAAACATGGCATCCTCTTGACGGCATCTATTTTGCCTTCGTGACGGGTTTGACCATCGGTTACGGGGACTTCGCGCCGAAGTTGGCCATCTCTCGCGTACTTGCGATCCTGCTCGGTTTTAACGGCATTCTGATGACTGCAATATTTGCATCGATCAGTATCCGAGCCATCGAAATCGCAGTACGAACGGTAGATTCGGAAAAGTAG